In Synechococcales cyanobacterium T60_A2020_003, the genomic stretch ATTGTTGGTGACGTCATCGACATTAGCATTCTGCGAACCACGTTGATGGAATGCGGTGATTGGGTCAAAAGTGACCTCTATAATGGCCGCATTGTTCGCATTGCCAATAGTTTTGTCTTTAAAGAGCCAGTCTTTAACTATTCCGGTGATTTTCCATTTTTGTGGGATGAAATTATTATTCCCGTTAAATATGGGAGTGATTATCAGTGGGTGCGCCAAGTGCTGATGCAAGCCGCTCAAGACATCTGTGGTGAGTTTATTCCCACTGCCCAAACCCATTGGAACACAATGCTTCGCAAGTATTTGATTGAGGATGCTCGAGTTGAGCCGATGGTTACCCTCGTCACGACCGATAACTGGCTGGAATTTACCGTACGCTATGTCGTGAACTATAAACAACGTCGGAGTAAAAAAGACGAACTGTTTTCCCGAATTTTGGACGAGTTCATGCAATATAGTGATCGGGCTACCTTTGCCTCGACGACGGTGCATTTAGTGGATCTACCTCTTGTCAAGGTAAGGCTAGACTCATCCCCCTCTGACGCCTAGGGCTGATTGGATCGTCCTCAAAAACTCATGCATTGAACTTGGCGTAAAGCCAGA encodes the following:
- a CDS encoding mechanosensitive ion channel; translation: MDEPFDETITEPITDTVSRLQQWLSDPNFIKLLVVILGAILIAAFFQILRRFAIRQSLDSDTRYRIRKALNLGRYLVIGVFALLVFSDSLVRFTVFFGVIGAGVAFALQEVITSFAGWVAISFGQFYKPGDRVQLGGIVGDVIDISILRTTLMECGDWVKSDLYNGRIVRIANSFVFKEPVFNYSGDFPFLWDEIIIPVKYGSDYQWVRQVLMQAAQDICGEFIPTAQTHWNTMLRKYLIEDARVEPMVTLVTTDNWLEFTVRYVVNYKQRRSKKDELFSRILDEFMQYSDRATFASTTVHLVDLPLVKVRLDSSPSDA